A genomic segment from Nicotiana sylvestris chromosome 1, ASM39365v2, whole genome shotgun sequence encodes:
- the LOC138875105 gene encoding uncharacterized protein — MFLDGAANFKGVGIGAVLVSETGQHYPVFAKLKFPCTNNMAEYEACIFRLKLAIDMNIQELLVIGDSDLLIHQVRKEWATKNSKILPYLHYIQELRKRFRKTEIQHVPRIQNEFVDALATLSSMIQHTDTNFIDPIQVKIHDQPAHCAHVEEEANGKPWFHDIREYLTIGEYLELANATQK, encoded by the coding sequence ATGTTTTTGgacggagccgcaaatttcaaaggagttggtatAGGAGCGGTCttggtatcagaaaccggtcagcattacccaGTATTTGCCAAGCTCAaattcccatgcaccaacaacatggccgagtacgaagcctgcatctttaGGCTCAAGCTGGcaattgacatgaacattcaagaattattagtgatcggagattcggacctactcatacatcaggttcgaaaagaatgggcaaccaagaattcCAAAATACTCCCCTATCTGCATtacatacaggagttgaggaaaagatTCAGAAAGACAGAaatccagcatgttcccagaatacagaatgagttcgtcgatgccTTAGCCACTTTATCATCTATGATCCAACATACCGATACGAACTTTATTGACCCCATCCAGGTCAAGATTCACGACCAACCAGCTCATTGTGCTCACGTTGAAGAAGAAGCCAACGggaaaccttggttccacgatatcagagAATACCTGACAATAGGAGAGTACCTAGAACTTGCTAATGCTACTCAGAAATGA